The genome window GAGCATCATTTCCATCCATCAATACTCCAGGATCAACCGTAAGAAAGACCAGCACATCCGGTCGTTTTCGCTGCTCTTCGCCCACATGACCCGGACACGCATCACTGCCTTGCGACTGTTTCTCGGCTATCTCGACGGAAAGTCTCATCCCCCGCGCGAAATGGCGGATGCTGCCCTGCGCACCATCGTTGAGCTTGAGTCGATCAATGAAGGGCTCATGACCATCGGGCATGCCCGCGCCGAGCTACAGCCCGCACCGCTTGCCACGCTGCTTGAGGACATCGTGCGGAACTGCAAATATGACTTGCGGATCGATGCCGATGGCGAAGCAGGTGCAGTCCGTGTGCCTGCGTCACAGTTCCATCTGTTGATCGACGAACTTGTCCGCAATTCGATCAATGCCGTTGCCGCACGAACCGATCCGGCGATTTCGATCAGGGCCTATGTCCGGAGACGTTTCCTGCGCGGCGCTCAACTGGTCCTGATCGTCAGCGACAATGGGACCGGAATGAGCCCGTCCGTCCTGGCGAAGGCGCGAGAACCGTTTTTCTCGACCAAAGCGGGTGTTCATGTCGGCCTCGGCCTGACCAATTGTGTGGAACTGATCAAGACGATGGCTGGAACGCTGGATATAATATCCGCGCCGGGCGCCGGCACCTCTGTGCGCATCACCTATTCGATCTGAGCGATGTCTGCCGTGCGTCCGTCCCTTTACGGGACAATGTCGCTCCAGCCCGACAGGAGAGCCATCGAATCGCTATCGAAGGTGAAATAGCATCCGCCACCGTTGATCGGCTGGTCGGTTCCCCTGGAAATCGGTTGGCTGGTCAGGCTGGACAACAGGAGCGCTCCCACCCCGCCATGTGCAAATATGATGAGATCGCCGCTGCCGGTACGTGCTGCAATGCAGTCGGCCACGGCCGACCTGATGCGCATTTGAGCATCGATAGCCCGCTCCCAGCCGCTCGTGCTTTCGGTCGGCTTGGCAAAAAATTCATCGACGATCTCCCAGAAACGGGGCGGCGCAACGTAGCCGGTAGACGAGCGGTCATTCTCGCCCAAGCGATGATCGACAGTGAAAGACAGGCCGCGAACGGCCTGTAGCAGCATGGCACAGTCCTTCGCCTTGCGCTCATCGCTAACAAAGACATCGGTAACACGCGCCAGTTCTGGCCGGGTGCAGAAGGCCTCCAGGCGTGCCT of Phyllobacterium zundukense contains these proteins:
- a CDS encoding ATP-binding protein, whose protein sequence is MKSILRHSTSLILYAGLIVSICLSVWSLLRTDIYRQQTELILGQASEIQWRASQSKEKVARIIGYLNVAVRSGEKPPRLLLEIQLLSFNLKSLVHLDYAATFITPQNIAGLHKAIKAVDTVVLPVAAIGKHYEQALGPMLVIDEYLAGLASAAVDHSQALSATSHIATDAARNRLVFFGALSALILSIISIHQYSRINRKKDQHIRSFSLLFAHMTRTRITALRLFLGYLDGKSHPPREMADAALRTIVELESINEGLMTIGHARAELQPAPLATLLEDIVRNCKYDLRIDADGEAGAVRVPASQFHLLIDELVRNSINAVAARTDPAISIRAYVRRRFLRGAQLVLIVSDNGTGMSPSVLAKAREPFFSTKAGVHVGLGLTNCVELIKTMAGTLDIISAPGAGTSVRITYSI
- a CDS encoding histidine phosphatase family protein, whose translation is MAVVYFVTHPEVVIDPAVPVPDWGLSEKGKARLEAFCTRPELARVTDVFVSDERKAKDCAMLLQAVRGLSFTVDHRLGENDRSSTGYVAPPRFWEIVDEFFAKPTESTSGWERAIDAQMRIRSAVADCIAARTGSGDLIIFAHGGVGALLLSSLTSQPISRGTDQPINGGGCYFTFDSDSMALLSGWSDIVP